A region of Pyxidicoccus trucidator DNA encodes the following proteins:
- a CDS encoding alpha-amylase family glycosyl hydrolase: MRNGIRWSALVLAGLLGCGEAALESQQGSVQETAQVSQKLSASGRPGMGATVYRDAGGAPIGTTFRVWAPEAQRVWVKGSFNWGGIELGNESNGNFSGDVTGAGHGQDYYYTIQNKWGGYQDRKDPRSAWQTNSTSDSKILDHGNYQWRDSGYSTPGFNEMVIYEMHIGTFVDSAGGNPGHWQSAMTRLNHLKELGVNMVQVMPVMEFPGDFSWGYNPSFPFAPESVYGHPNYMKEFVDKAHQNGIGVIFDVVHNHYGPMDLPHTCFNGDCMNANGQYFYTDGRKSTPWGDTRPDYGRPEVRAYIRDSMMSLLHAYHGDGLRWDATKYMRTVNGSSSTDIPDAWRVFRSVNREINQNQAWKISIAEDFGAGDAITNDATSDLDGGGGFDAQWAGEFVHPIRSAVIAGNDSARDMNAVKNAITQSFSGRHTARIIYSESHDEVANGHARVPEEIWPGQAGSWAAKKRSTLAAGIVMTSPGIPMIFQGQEFLEDGYFQDTDPLDWYKNDVTYSGIRTLYRDLIRLRRNWFNNTRGLRGKHVNVYHTNHTNKVIAYHRWENGGPGDDVVIVANFSGTYFDSYNVAFPRSGLWYARFNSDWNGYSSNFGNTATLDTNANGGAKDGLPNSGNIKLGPYSIVIFSQ, translated from the coding sequence ATGCGGAACGGCATCAGGTGGAGTGCACTCGTGCTGGCCGGGTTGCTCGGCTGTGGCGAGGCCGCGCTCGAGTCTCAGCAGGGCTCCGTTCAGGAGACAGCGCAGGTCAGCCAGAAGCTGAGTGCCTCGGGCAGGCCGGGTATGGGCGCCACCGTCTACCGCGACGCAGGGGGCGCCCCTATCGGTACGACGTTCCGCGTCTGGGCCCCGGAAGCTCAGCGGGTCTGGGTGAAGGGCTCCTTCAACTGGGGGGGCATCGAGCTGGGCAACGAGTCCAACGGCAACTTCTCCGGTGACGTGACCGGCGCCGGACATGGCCAGGACTACTACTACACCATCCAGAACAAGTGGGGCGGCTACCAGGACCGCAAGGACCCGCGGTCGGCGTGGCAGACCAACTCGACGAGCGACAGCAAGATTCTCGACCACGGCAACTACCAGTGGCGGGACAGTGGGTACAGCACGCCGGGCTTCAATGAGATGGTCATCTACGAGATGCACATCGGCACGTTCGTCGACTCGGCGGGCGGCAACCCGGGCCACTGGCAGAGCGCGATGACGCGGCTGAACCACCTGAAGGAACTGGGCGTGAACATGGTCCAGGTCATGCCGGTGATGGAGTTCCCGGGTGACTTCTCCTGGGGCTACAACCCCTCCTTCCCGTTCGCGCCGGAGAGCGTCTACGGGCACCCGAACTACATGAAGGAGTTCGTGGACAAGGCGCACCAGAACGGCATCGGCGTCATCTTCGACGTGGTGCACAACCACTACGGGCCGATGGACCTGCCCCACACGTGCTTCAACGGCGACTGCATGAATGCCAACGGGCAGTACTTCTACACCGACGGGCGCAAGAGCACGCCGTGGGGCGACACGCGCCCTGACTACGGCCGCCCCGAGGTCCGTGCCTACATCCGCGACTCGATGATGAGCCTGCTGCACGCCTACCACGGGGACGGCCTGCGCTGGGACGCCACCAAGTACATGCGCACGGTGAACGGCAGCAGCAGCACCGACATCCCGGACGCCTGGCGGGTATTCCGGTCCGTCAACCGGGAGATCAACCAAAACCAGGCGTGGAAGATCAGCATCGCCGAGGACTTCGGCGCGGGTGACGCCATCACCAACGACGCCACGTCCGATCTCGACGGCGGCGGCGGCTTCGACGCGCAGTGGGCGGGTGAGTTCGTCCACCCCATCCGCTCGGCGGTCATCGCGGGGAACGACTCGGCCCGGGACATGAACGCCGTGAAGAATGCCATCACCCAGAGCTTCAGCGGGCGGCACACTGCGCGCATCATCTACTCGGAGAGCCACGACGAGGTGGCCAACGGCCACGCCCGCGTGCCGGAGGAAATCTGGCCCGGACAGGCGGGCAGCTGGGCGGCCAAGAAGCGCTCCACGCTGGCGGCGGGCATCGTCATGACCTCGCCCGGCATCCCGATGATCTTCCAGGGCCAGGAGTTCCTCGAGGACGGCTACTTCCAGGATACGGACCCGCTCGACTGGTACAAGAACGACGTCACCTATTCGGGCATCCGCACGCTTTACCGCGACCTCATCCGCCTGCGCCGCAACTGGTTCAACAACACCCGCGGTCTGCGTGGCAAACACGTCAACGTCTACCACACCAACCACACCAACAAGGTGATTGCCTACCACCGCTGGGAGAACGGTGGCCCGGGCGATGACGTGGTCATCGTCGCCAACTTCAGCGGGACGTACTTCGACAGCTACAACGTCGCCTTCCCGCGCAGTGGCCTCTGGTACGCGCGCTTCAACAGCGACTGGAACGGGTACTCGTCCAACTTCGGCAACACGGCGACGCTGGACACCAACGCCAACGGCGGCGCCAAGGACGGCCTGCCCAACAGCGGCAACATCAAGCTCGGGCCCTACTCGATTGTCATCTTCTCGCAGTAG
- a CDS encoding adenine phosphoribosyltransferase has protein sequence MNSPAPSLTDTTLVADVNARLRDVPNFPKPGIVFKDITPVLADPHLFGRVINAMSAPFRGQHVTKVVGVEARGFLLGAPIALALHAGFVPARKPGKLPYRSIVERYSLEYGADGLEMHEDAIQKGERVLVVDDVLATGGTAEATAKLVQKLGGELVGFSFLIHLDFLDGVKRLGRDKVTSLLSF, from the coding sequence ATGAACTCGCCCGCCCCCAGCCTCACCGACACCACGCTCGTCGCCGATGTGAATGCCCGCCTGCGCGACGTGCCGAACTTCCCCAAGCCGGGCATCGTCTTCAAGGACATCACCCCCGTACTGGCCGACCCGCACCTGTTCGGCCGCGTCATCAACGCCATGTCCGCGCCCTTCCGCGGCCAGCACGTCACCAAGGTGGTGGGCGTGGAGGCCCGCGGCTTCCTCCTGGGCGCCCCCATCGCCCTGGCGCTCCACGCGGGCTTCGTCCCGGCGCGCAAGCCCGGCAAGCTCCCCTACCGCTCCATCGTGGAGCGCTACTCGCTGGAGTACGGCGCGGACGGCCTGGAGATGCACGAGGACGCCATCCAGAAGGGCGAGCGCGTGCTGGTGGTGGACGACGTGCTCGCCACCGGCGGCACGGCGGAGGCCACCGCGAAGCTCGTCCAGAAGCTCGGTGGGGAGCTGGTGGGCTTCAGCTTCCTCATCCACCTGGACTTCCTGGACGGCGTGAAGCGACTGGGCCGCGACAAGGTGACGTCGCTGCTGTCCTTCTGA
- the coaD gene encoding pantetheine-phosphate adenylyltransferase: protein MTIAVYAGSFDPVTAGHLSVVRQAARLFGHVVVVVAVNPNKRSLLSADERVALVREAVKLHPNITVASTEGLIVDFAREIGASVLLRGVRGATDAQFETELAQNNRALAPELSTLFLPAEAHLAEVSSSGLKERVARGEDVSAFCPPAVAAKLRERLAPSIRSQP from the coding sequence ATGACCATCGCCGTCTATGCCGGCAGCTTCGACCCCGTCACGGCCGGGCACCTGTCCGTCGTCCGCCAGGCCGCGCGCCTCTTCGGCCACGTCGTCGTGGTGGTGGCCGTCAACCCGAACAAGCGCTCCCTGCTCTCCGCCGACGAGCGCGTGGCCCTCGTACGCGAGGCCGTGAAGCTCCACCCCAACATCACCGTGGCCAGCACCGAGGGGCTCATCGTCGACTTCGCCCGGGAGATTGGCGCCAGCGTCCTGCTACGCGGGGTGCGGGGCGCCACCGACGCACAGTTCGAGACGGAGCTGGCGCAGAACAACCGCGCGCTGGCCCCGGAGCTGTCCACTCTCTTCCTCCCCGCCGAGGCGCACCTGGCCGAGGTGAGCAGCAGCGGACTCAAGGAGCGCGTCGCGCGCGGCGAGGACGTTTCGGCCTTCTGCCCACCGGCCGTCGCGGCGAAGCTGAGAGAGCGACTCGCACCCTCCATCCGGAGCCAGCCATGA
- a CDS encoding alpha/beta fold hydrolase: MPEVNSSGGARIRYDDVGRGGPALLFIPGWCTTRAAFRPLLPRCAARRRVLSVDLRGHGESEGGGTDFDSATVLEDLLTVVEASGAQQVVPVAMSHAGWWALELRRELGAERVPRLVVMDWIISEPPLAFTEALRGLMSERWAEAREGLFRMWLEGVEDENLIRFFREEMASFGEEMWARAAREIASAYAREGSPLRALFGLRPPTPTLHLYAQPESHDYLANQVAFSVNNPWFHVMKLPAISHVPMMEVPDLVAAGIEAFVSAQQTYMNTALDTPGAAPS, encoded by the coding sequence ATGCCCGAGGTGAACTCCAGCGGCGGCGCCCGCATCCGCTATGACGACGTGGGCCGCGGCGGGCCCGCGCTGCTCTTCATCCCCGGCTGGTGCACCACCCGGGCCGCCTTCCGGCCCCTGCTGCCCCGCTGCGCCGCCCGCCGCCGGGTGCTCTCGGTGGACCTGCGAGGCCATGGCGAGTCCGAGGGCGGAGGCACCGACTTCGACAGCGCCACCGTCCTCGAGGACCTCCTCACCGTGGTGGAGGCCAGCGGCGCGCAGCAGGTGGTGCCCGTGGCCATGTCCCACGCGGGCTGGTGGGCGCTGGAGCTGCGCCGCGAGCTGGGCGCCGAGCGCGTGCCCCGGCTGGTGGTGATGGATTGGATCATCTCCGAGCCACCACTCGCCTTCACCGAGGCCCTGCGGGGGCTGATGTCCGAGCGCTGGGCCGAGGCCCGCGAAGGGCTGTTCCGCATGTGGCTGGAGGGCGTGGAGGACGAGAACCTCATCCGCTTCTTCCGCGAGGAGATGGCCTCTTTCGGCGAGGAGATGTGGGCCAGGGCCGCCCGGGAGATTGCCTCCGCGTACGCACGCGAGGGCTCGCCGCTGCGCGCCCTCTTCGGGCTGAGGCCGCCTACTCCGACGCTGCACCTGTACGCGCAGCCGGAGTCGCATGACTACCTCGCGAACCAGGTGGCCTTCAGCGTCAACAACCCCTGGTTCCACGTGATGAAGCTGCCCGCCATCAGCCACGTCCCCATGATGGAGGTGCCAGACCTCGTCGCCGCCGGCATCGAGGCGTTCGTCTCCGCGCAGCAGACGTACATGAACACCGCCCTCGACACGCCCGGCGCCGCGCCGTCCTGA
- a CDS encoding 2-hydroxyacid dehydrogenase: MARTVRPRVFVTRQLPGEALGRLGRHVDLRLWEEELPPSRDALLAEAALAEGLVTLLTDRVDAALLAAAPGLRAVSNVAVGYDNIDVPACTTRRIPVGNTPGVLTETTADFAFALLMGLARRVAEADAFVRAGKWRTWSPTLLLGTDVHGATLGIVGLGAIGTAVARRARGFGMRVLYVGRQPRPELEAELGARRVDKATLLAEADVVSLHVPLSPETRHWLGRAELAAMKPGALLVNTARGGVVDQDALIEALREGRLGGAALDVMDPEPLPVDSPLMTLPNVLLAPHIASASHATRGRMASMAVDNLLAALEGRRPPHCVNPELFP; the protein is encoded by the coding sequence ATGGCCCGGACCGTCCGCCCCCGCGTCTTCGTCACCCGCCAGCTCCCTGGAGAGGCCCTCGGCCGACTGGGCAGGCACGTGGACCTCCGCCTGTGGGAGGAGGAACTGCCCCCCTCCCGGGACGCGCTGCTGGCCGAGGCGGCGCTCGCCGAGGGGCTTGTCACCCTGCTGACAGACCGGGTGGACGCCGCCCTGCTCGCCGCCGCGCCGGGCCTGCGGGCCGTGAGCAACGTGGCGGTGGGGTACGACAACATCGACGTGCCGGCCTGTACCACGCGCCGGATTCCGGTGGGCAACACTCCGGGCGTGCTGACGGAGACCACCGCGGACTTCGCCTTCGCCCTGTTGATGGGGCTGGCGCGGCGGGTGGCCGAGGCGGATGCCTTCGTCCGCGCGGGGAAGTGGCGGACGTGGAGCCCCACCCTGCTGCTGGGCACGGACGTGCACGGGGCCACGCTGGGCATCGTCGGCCTGGGCGCCATCGGTACGGCGGTGGCGCGGCGGGCGCGGGGTTTCGGCATGCGCGTGCTGTACGTGGGCCGCCAGCCGAGGCCGGAATTGGAGGCCGAGCTCGGCGCGCGGCGCGTGGACAAGGCCACGCTGCTGGCGGAGGCGGACGTGGTGAGCCTGCACGTGCCGCTGTCTCCCGAGACGCGGCACTGGCTGGGGCGCGCGGAGCTGGCGGCGATGAAGCCCGGGGCCCTGCTCGTCAACACCGCGCGCGGAGGCGTGGTGGACCAGGACGCGCTGATTGAAGCGCTGCGCGAGGGGCGGCTGGGCGGCGCCGCGCTGGACGTCATGGACCCGGAGCCGCTCCCCGTGGACAGCCCGCTGATGACGCTGCCCAACGTGCTGCTGGCGCCGCACATCGCCAGCGCCTCGCATGCCACCCGGGGCCGCATGGCCTCCATGGCGGTGGACAACCTGCTGGCCGCGCTGGAGGGACGGCGGCCACCTCATTGCGTCAATCCGGAGCTCTTCCCATGA
- a CDS encoding TetR/AcrR family transcriptional regulator, which yields MPRPSNTEERRQQIVDGLLKVMAERGYERASVGEIAKAAGLSPGLVHYHFSDKQEILLTLVEQLASRVRARVTTRLSRLKGDDARARVDAFIDAFLATGADAAPAAVASWVTISAEAIRQPEVRAAYEKVVRADLEQLESFVASVVGKRRARAIAAGLFASVQGYFVLSASAPDLVPSGSAAGTVKRMAAGLLDTAEAREDA from the coding sequence ATGCCCCGTCCGTCCAACACCGAGGAGCGCCGCCAGCAGATTGTCGACGGGCTGCTGAAGGTCATGGCCGAGCGCGGCTACGAGCGCGCGTCGGTGGGGGAAATCGCGAAGGCGGCGGGGCTGAGCCCGGGCCTCGTGCACTACCACTTCAGCGACAAGCAGGAGATTCTGCTCACGCTGGTGGAGCAGCTCGCCTCCCGCGTCCGCGCACGGGTGACGACGCGGCTCTCCCGGTTGAAGGGCGACGACGCGCGGGCCCGGGTGGACGCCTTCATCGACGCGTTCCTCGCCACGGGCGCGGACGCGGCCCCGGCGGCCGTCGCGAGCTGGGTCACCATCAGCGCGGAGGCCATCCGCCAGCCCGAGGTGCGCGCCGCCTATGAGAAGGTGGTGCGCGCGGACCTGGAGCAGCTCGAGTCCTTCGTTGCGTCGGTGGTGGGAAAGCGCCGGGCGCGCGCGATTGCCGCGGGCCTCTTCGCCTCGGTGCAGGGCTACTTCGTGCTCTCCGCGAGCGCCCCGGACCTGGTGCCGTCGGGCTCGGCGGCCGGCACGGTGAAGCGCATGGCCGCGGGCCTTCTCGACACGGCGGAAGCGCGGGAGGACGCATGA
- a CDS encoding MFS transporter: MKTSTKLALLSSLYLSQGLPFGFFTQALPVLLRKQGLSLPAIGLAHLLALPWALKFLWAPPMDRHGSARWGRRRGYILPLQCLSAGLLLSLALPSGDLDTSVLMAAVLGVNLLAATQDVATDGLAVDLLAPAERGWGNGVQVAAYRVGMIVGGGLMLAVFDAVGWRPTFLALGGVLLLATVPVALYREPPSEPPPAQSLGLAWWLKRPGAAAWLTLLVVYKAGEALATGMLRTFLFDSGLSLTDIAWMLGGVGFTAGLVGALLGGGLVVRLGRRRALLLFGAIQAGAVLLYALAARGPASLSLLTAVCAVEHVASGMATAAVFTAMMDACRPEHAATDYTVQASLVVLATGAAAAASGFSASALGYSTHFALSAALCVAGTLYAALTFHPPRTLSPEAAPEVSP, encoded by the coding sequence ATGAAGACCTCGACGAAGCTGGCGCTGCTCTCCAGTCTCTACCTGTCGCAGGGCCTGCCGTTCGGCTTCTTCACCCAGGCGCTGCCCGTGCTGCTGCGCAAGCAGGGCCTGTCGCTGCCCGCCATCGGCCTCGCCCACCTGCTGGCCCTGCCCTGGGCGCTCAAGTTCCTCTGGGCCCCCCCCATGGACCGCCACGGCTCGGCGCGCTGGGGCCGGCGGCGCGGCTACATCCTCCCCTTGCAGTGCCTGTCCGCGGGGCTGCTGCTGTCGCTCGCGCTGCCGTCGGGAGACCTGGACACCTCCGTGCTGATGGCGGCGGTGCTGGGCGTCAACCTGCTGGCCGCCACACAGGACGTGGCCACGGACGGGCTCGCGGTGGACCTGCTCGCGCCCGCCGAGCGCGGCTGGGGCAACGGCGTGCAGGTGGCCGCCTACCGCGTGGGGATGATTGTCGGCGGCGGACTGATGCTCGCCGTCTTCGACGCGGTGGGCTGGCGCCCCACGTTCCTCGCGCTGGGCGGCGTGCTGCTCCTCGCGACGGTGCCCGTGGCCCTCTACCGGGAGCCGCCCTCCGAGCCGCCCCCCGCCCAGAGCCTGGGCCTCGCCTGGTGGCTCAAGCGCCCGGGCGCGGCGGCCTGGCTCACGCTGCTCGTCGTCTACAAGGCGGGCGAGGCCCTGGCCACGGGCATGCTGCGGACCTTCCTGTTCGACTCGGGGCTGTCGCTCACCGACATCGCCTGGATGCTCGGAGGCGTGGGATTCACGGCGGGGCTGGTGGGCGCGCTCCTCGGGGGCGGCCTCGTGGTGCGACTGGGCCGGCGCCGCGCGCTGCTCCTCTTCGGCGCCATCCAGGCCGGAGCAGTGCTCCTGTATGCCCTGGCCGCGCGAGGCCCCGCGTCCCTCTCCCTGCTCACCGCCGTCTGCGCCGTGGAGCACGTGGCCAGCGGCATGGCCACCGCCGCCGTCTTCACCGCGATGATGGACGCGTGCCGCCCCGAGCACGCCGCCACGGACTACACCGTGCAGGCCTCGCTGGTGGTGCTGGCCACCGGCGCCGCCGCCGCGGCGAGTGGCTTCAGTGCCTCGGCGCTCGGCTACTCGACGCACTTCGCCCTGTCCGCCGCCCTGTGCGTCGCGGGCACGCTCTACGCCGCCCTCACCTTCCACCCGCCCCGGACGCTGTCGCCCGAGGCGGCTCCCGAGGTGTCACCATGA
- a CDS encoding MBL fold metallo-hydrolase, which yields MSLSFITLGVGDAFSALRYSSCLAVEAEGQVLLVDCPHPIRKMMREASESSGVPLDADRVSAVALTHLHADHASGLESLGYFSFFVLKRKLEVLAHPAVADRLWEGHLAAGMECLIERHGATPNEKHFDDYFDHTPLSTESTVRHGPFLIESRLTYHHVPTTALRIHAGGRCLGYSADTAFDEGLIDWLSEADLVIHETNYGVHTPYEKLAALPAELRARMRLIHYPDDFDLGASVIEPLAQGRRYTV from the coding sequence ATGAGCCTGTCCTTCATCACCCTCGGCGTCGGTGATGCCTTCTCCGCCCTGCGCTACTCCTCGTGCCTCGCCGTGGAGGCCGAAGGGCAGGTGCTGCTCGTGGACTGCCCGCACCCCATCCGGAAGATGATGCGCGAGGCCTCCGAGTCCTCCGGCGTGCCCCTGGACGCGGACCGCGTCAGCGCCGTGGCCCTCACCCACCTGCACGCGGACCACGCGTCGGGCCTGGAGAGCCTGGGCTACTTCTCCTTCTTCGTGCTCAAGCGGAAGCTGGAGGTGCTCGCCCACCCCGCCGTGGCGGACCGCCTGTGGGAGGGCCACCTCGCCGCCGGCATGGAGTGCCTCATCGAGCGCCACGGTGCGACCCCGAACGAGAAGCACTTCGACGACTACTTCGACCACACGCCGCTCTCCACGGAGTCCACCGTGCGGCACGGGCCATTCCTGATTGAGAGCCGCCTCACGTACCACCACGTGCCCACCACCGCGCTGCGCATCCACGCGGGGGGCCGGTGCCTGGGGTACAGCGCGGACACCGCCTTCGACGAGGGACTCATCGACTGGCTCTCGGAGGCGGACCTGGTGATTCACGAGACGAACTACGGCGTGCACACGCCCTACGAGAAGCTCGCGGCGCTGCCCGCGGAGCTGCGCGCCCGGATGCGGCTCATCCACTACCCGGACGACTTCGACCTTGGCGCGAGCGTCATCGAACCGCTCGCCCAGGGCCGCCGCTACACGGTGTGA
- a CDS encoding SNF2-related protein, with translation MQSTADIRDALPPQDTVWLRALRAEVQPTTFKKGREVAESRRVFGLQREGNRISAQVASSSGGRYQVALELGDGKAASTCTCQSWNVYGPHCKHVVAAALIYAARFRPPGPPPPRPEPVPPPADVQAQEVPVDDEIPVDPVSSPGIDPVNLPALAKVESWLGLSSQPDYEFFYRLTPSSTGNGGRQWVVDVRRQDAQTKGPIHVKRLLQTGGRIAPADERVFMMLSRHEHRYDSRIVLSDEDLSEAMELMRFRRVIYRGTQLINTEAPVRPQIRLESRPDGATARIELLFPDSASYSLKDVIILSGKKTWVIQAQNLHAVEPDFPPRLLRKWLLEPSMSFPAGQLDRVLTFFAAHLPRFRMALKADDIDVDESVEPRFMLTLEGSPEKVKVQLAARYGQTTVAVSPTATHLGYASGVGTDSRKLYRRREEVERAAGKLLLDLGLRFEPQSAVFDATGDIALEFWARGLASLPAEWERFGVQAPKVRLRPKLKPRIRVGMSGVQWFDLDAEFVTDDQAVDLGAVRMWLDSGRKFVPLKDGSFAEADPAEIKRVADLLEEAGAMPGRSRTRLPLHQAVALDLLADLGEFTEVEAKARQAMLELRETAGVPKVAVPEGLQATLRHYQEAGLSWLWFLRRHGLSGILADDMGLGKTIQSLSLMQKVANDEGHKPSLVVAPTSVLANWEREAERFTPGLKVMVWHGQDRKERAEDLKGMDLVLTSYALVRRDLDQLSSVGFRYVVLDEAQNIKNADSATAQACKSLPSETRLALTGTPLENRLSELWSIFDFLMPGFLGSADGFSDRYEQPIQVANDATAKDRLRRRIQPFILRRLKTEVAKDLPPKTESIAWCEMEPGQAALYREVLDESRRKVSESIEKMGFKRSRVSILAALMRLRQVCCDPRLLKMPPGTLLPSSAKVERFLQLVEDLVAEGHRALVFSQFTEMLELLKQEADKKGLRYLYLDGRTKDRMGKVDEYNQPDGPPLFFISLKAGGTGLNLTAADYVIHFDPWWNPAVEDQATDRTHRIGQTRAVISYKLITRGTVEEKILALQRRKRDLAAGVLGNDTDELGRTLTEQDIQELFTEI, from the coding sequence GTGCAATCCACCGCCGACATCCGAGACGCCCTCCCTCCTCAGGACACCGTGTGGCTGCGGGCCCTGAGGGCTGAAGTCCAACCCACCACCTTCAAGAAGGGGCGGGAAGTCGCGGAGTCACGCCGCGTCTTCGGCCTTCAGCGCGAAGGCAACCGCATCAGCGCCCAGGTCGCCAGCTCGTCTGGTGGGCGCTACCAGGTGGCCCTGGAGCTGGGGGACGGCAAAGCCGCGTCCACCTGCACCTGCCAGTCCTGGAATGTCTACGGACCGCACTGCAAGCACGTGGTCGCCGCCGCGCTCATCTACGCCGCGCGCTTCCGCCCACCGGGCCCGCCGCCTCCTCGGCCGGAGCCGGTGCCTCCTCCCGCCGACGTCCAGGCCCAGGAAGTCCCGGTCGACGACGAGATTCCCGTCGACCCGGTGTCCTCCCCCGGCATCGACCCGGTGAACCTGCCGGCACTCGCCAAGGTGGAGAGCTGGCTCGGCCTGTCCTCGCAGCCGGACTACGAGTTCTTCTACCGGCTGACGCCCTCCAGCACCGGCAACGGGGGGCGGCAGTGGGTGGTGGACGTGCGCCGTCAGGACGCCCAGACGAAGGGCCCCATCCACGTCAAGCGCCTGCTCCAGACGGGGGGCCGCATCGCCCCCGCCGACGAGCGCGTCTTCATGATGCTGTCCCGTCATGAGCACCGCTACGACTCGCGCATCGTCCTCTCCGACGAGGACCTGAGCGAGGCGATGGAGCTGATGCGCTTCCGCCGCGTCATCTACCGGGGCACGCAGCTCATCAACACCGAAGCCCCCGTACGCCCGCAGATCCGCCTGGAGTCGCGTCCGGACGGCGCCACCGCGCGCATCGAGCTGCTCTTCCCGGACAGCGCCAGCTACTCCCTCAAGGACGTCATCATCCTTTCGGGGAAGAAGACCTGGGTCATCCAGGCGCAGAACCTCCACGCCGTGGAGCCGGACTTCCCGCCCCGCCTGCTGCGCAAGTGGCTGCTGGAGCCGAGCATGTCCTTCCCGGCCGGGCAGCTGGACCGGGTGCTGACCTTCTTCGCGGCGCACCTGCCGCGCTTCCGCATGGCGCTGAAGGCGGACGACATCGACGTGGACGAGTCGGTGGAGCCGCGCTTCATGCTGACGCTGGAGGGCAGCCCGGAGAAGGTGAAGGTGCAGCTGGCCGCCCGCTACGGGCAGACCACCGTGGCGGTGTCCCCCACGGCCACGCACCTGGGCTACGCCAGCGGCGTGGGCACGGACAGCCGCAAGCTCTACCGCCGCCGCGAGGAGGTGGAGCGCGCCGCCGGCAAGCTGCTGCTGGACCTGGGCCTGCGCTTCGAGCCGCAGAGCGCCGTCTTCGACGCCACCGGTGACATCGCGCTGGAGTTCTGGGCCCGCGGCCTGGCCTCGCTCCCCGCCGAGTGGGAGCGCTTCGGCGTGCAGGCCCCCAAGGTGCGCCTGCGTCCCAAGCTCAAGCCGCGCATCCGCGTGGGCATGAGCGGCGTGCAGTGGTTCGACCTGGACGCGGAGTTCGTCACCGACGACCAGGCCGTGGACCTGGGCGCGGTGCGCATGTGGCTGGACTCCGGCCGCAAGTTCGTCCCCCTGAAGGACGGCTCCTTCGCGGAGGCCGACCCCGCCGAAATCAAGCGCGTGGCCGACCTGCTGGAAGAGGCCGGCGCCATGCCGGGCCGCTCCCGCACGCGGCTGCCGCTGCACCAGGCCGTCGCGCTGGACCTGCTCGCGGACCTGGGCGAGTTCACCGAGGTGGAGGCCAAGGCGCGCCAGGCCATGCTGGAGCTGCGCGAGACGGCCGGCGTGCCGAAGGTCGCCGTGCCGGAAGGGCTTCAGGCCACGCTGCGCCACTACCAGGAGGCGGGCCTGTCCTGGCTCTGGTTCCTGCGCCGCCACGGCCTGTCCGGCATCCTCGCGGACGACATGGGTCTCGGAAAGACCATCCAGTCGCTGAGCCTCATGCAGAAGGTGGCCAACGACGAGGGGCACAAGCCGTCCCTCGTGGTGGCCCCCACCAGCGTGCTCGCCAACTGGGAGCGCGAGGCCGAGCGCTTCACGCCGGGCCTCAAGGTCATGGTGTGGCACGGCCAGGACCGCAAGGAGCGCGCCGAGGACCTGAAGGGGATGGACCTGGTCCTCACCTCCTATGCCCTGGTCCGTCGTGACTTGGACCAGCTCTCCTCGGTGGGCTTCCGCTACGTCGTCCTGGACGAGGCGCAGAACATCAAGAACGCGGACAGCGCCACCGCGCAGGCGTGCAAGTCGCTGCCCAGCGAGACGCGCCTGGCGCTCACCGGTACGCCGCTGGAGAACCGCCTGTCGGAGCTGTGGAGCATCTTCGACTTCCTCATGCCGGGCTTCCTCGGCAGCGCGGACGGCTTCAGCGACAGGTACGAGCAGCCCATCCAGGTGGCCAACGACGCCACCGCCAAGGACCGGCTGCGCCGCCGCATCCAGCCCTTCATCCTCCGCCGTCTCAAGACGGAGGTGGCCAAGGACCTGCCGCCCAAGACGGAGTCCATCGCCTGGTGCGAGATGGAGCCCGGCCAGGCCGCCCTCTACCGCGAGGTGCTGGACGAGAGCCGCCGCAAGGTGAGCGAGTCGATTGAGAAGATGGGCTTCAAGCGCAGCCGCGTGTCCATCCTCGCCGCGCTGATGCGCCTGCGGCAGGTGTGCTGCGACCCGCGCCTGCTCAAGATGCCGCCCGGCACGCTGCTGCCCTCCAGCGCCAAGGTGGAGCGCTTCCTCCAACTCGTGGAGGACCTGGTGGCCGAGGGCCACCGTGCGCTCGTCTTCAGCCAGTTCACGGAGATGCTGGAGCTGCTCAAGCAGGAGGCCGACAAGAAGGGCCTGCGCTACCTGTACCTGGACGGCCGCACCAAGGACCGCATGGGCAAGGTGGACGAGTACAACCAGCCCGACGGGCCGCCGCTGTTCTTCATCT